Proteins found in one Corynebacterium freneyi genomic segment:
- a CDS encoding bifunctional hydroxymethylpyrimidine kinase/phosphomethylpyrimidine kinase: MGDARTPAYRQFPDDWNGGCITCGASVTGRIPRVLSIAGTDPSGGAGLQADLKAFSAHGAYGMGVVTALVSQNTTGVRDVHVPPIEFLRSQLDAVSDDVTIDAIKIGMLFDAPIIAEVADWLDTLPKRTSHSDDGASGESVDGTISPEGAPAPIVVLDPVMVATSGDRLLKADAEKALHDLLRHVDLVTPNIPELAVLAGTAPAATAGEALDQAHAVAAAHDVLVLAKGGHLTDDTVIDALVRPDGSAERFTGPRIDTRNTHGTGCSISAAIAALWPRTGDPVLAVDTAKSWMTSSLRHADELDVGHGSGPIHHFARLWERGLAPNAATIADQWWESIADLRDAIDDLDFVKGLGSGTLPEEAFRFYLAQDALYLNGYARALAAASALAPTQDEQMFWSYAAHGALAGEMELHRSFLGDDAGDTGAGAIDASPVTRAYVDHLVATAARGSYGELIAAVLPCFWLYRDIGHRLIALNHPSHPYSRWLDTYADESFDADTTKAIDICSRHATTATTTERAAMDRAFRLSSWHEVEFFAAPMRR; this comes from the coding sequence ATGGGCGACGCACGCACACCCGCATACCGGCAGTTCCCCGACGACTGGAACGGCGGCTGCATCACCTGCGGCGCCTCCGTCACCGGCCGCATCCCCCGCGTGCTGTCCATCGCCGGCACCGACCCCAGCGGCGGCGCCGGCCTGCAAGCCGACCTGAAGGCCTTCTCCGCCCACGGCGCCTACGGCATGGGCGTCGTCACCGCCCTCGTCAGCCAGAACACCACCGGGGTCCGCGACGTCCACGTGCCGCCGATCGAATTCCTGCGCTCCCAACTCGATGCGGTGTCCGATGACGTCACCATCGACGCCATCAAAATCGGCATGCTTTTCGATGCGCCCATCATCGCCGAAGTCGCCGACTGGCTCGACACGCTGCCCAAGCGCACCAGCCACTCCGACGACGGGGCTTCCGGCGAATCCGTCGACGGCACGATCTCCCCCGAGGGCGCGCCCGCCCCCATCGTCGTCCTCGACCCCGTCATGGTCGCCACCTCCGGCGACCGACTGCTCAAGGCCGACGCCGAAAAAGCCCTGCACGACCTGCTGCGCCACGTCGACCTGGTCACCCCCAACATCCCCGAACTGGCCGTCCTCGCCGGCACCGCCCCCGCCGCCACCGCCGGCGAAGCCCTCGACCAAGCCCACGCCGTCGCCGCCGCCCACGACGTCCTCGTCCTGGCCAAGGGCGGCCACCTCACCGACGACACCGTCATCGACGCCCTCGTCCGCCCCGACGGCTCCGCCGAACGGTTCACCGGACCCCGCATCGACACCCGCAACACCCACGGCACCGGCTGCTCCATCTCCGCGGCCATCGCCGCCCTGTGGCCCCGCACCGGCGACCCCGTGCTCGCCGTCGACACCGCCAAATCCTGGATGACCTCCTCCCTGCGCCACGCCGACGAACTCGACGTCGGACACGGCAGCGGCCCCATCCACCACTTCGCGCGACTGTGGGAACGCGGCCTCGCCCCCAACGCCGCCACCATCGCCGACCAGTGGTGGGAATCGATCGCCGACCTCCGCGACGCCATCGACGACCTCGACTTCGTCAAGGGCCTCGGTTCCGGCACCCTGCCCGAAGAAGCCTTCCGCTTCTACCTCGCCCAAGACGCCCTGTACCTCAACGGCTACGCCCGCGCCCTGGCCGCCGCATCCGCGCTGGCGCCGACGCAGGACGAGCAGATGTTCTGGTCGTACGCCGCCCACGGCGCCCTCGCCGGCGAAATGGAACTGCACCGCAGCTTCCTCGGCGACGACGCCGGCGACACCGGGGCCGGCGCCATCGATGCGTCCCCGGTCACCCGCGCCTACGTCGACCACCTCGTCGCCACCGCCGCCCGCGGCTCCTACGGCGAACTCATCGCCGCCGTCCTCCCCTGCTTCTGGCTCTACCGCGACATCGGCCACCGTCTCATCGCCCTCAACCACCCCAGCCACCCGTACTCGCGATGGCTCGACACCTACGCCGACGAATCCTTCGACGCCGACACCACCAAGGCCATCGACATCTGCTCCCGCCACGCCACCACCGCCACCACCACCGAGCGCGCCGCCATGGACCGGGCCTTCCGACTGTCGTCCTGGCACGAGGTGGAATTCTTCGCCGCGCCGATGCGCCGGTGA
- a CDS encoding S-(hydroxymethyl)mycothiol dehydrogenase: MVDIVIPAPGANDVIVDVQACGVCHTDLAYRDGDIADDYPFLLGHEAAGIVSEVGDAVTHVKVGDFVVLNWRAVCGQCRACKKGEPKYCFDTHNASKPMTLADGTELTPALGIGAFSDATLVHEGQCTKVDPSADPAVVGLLGCGVMAGIGAAINTGEVTRGESVAVIGCGGVGTAAIAGAKLAGATTIIAVDISDDKLATAREFGATEVINSKELAATAPDATGEDDPVVKQIRELTGGFGADVVIDAVGRPETYVQAFYARDLAGRVVLVGVPSPTMNLEVPLLDVFGRGGSLTSSWYGDCLPERDFPMLVDLSLDDRLPLGDFVTERIGLNDVEEAFDTMKAGKVLRSVVTL, translated from the coding sequence ATGGTCGACATCGTCATCCCCGCCCCCGGCGCCAACGACGTCATCGTCGACGTCCAGGCCTGCGGCGTCTGCCACACCGACCTGGCCTACCGCGACGGCGACATCGCCGACGACTACCCCTTCCTCCTCGGCCACGAGGCCGCCGGCATCGTCTCCGAGGTCGGAGACGCCGTCACCCACGTCAAGGTCGGCGACTTCGTCGTCCTCAACTGGCGCGCCGTGTGCGGCCAGTGCCGCGCCTGCAAGAAGGGCGAACCGAAGTACTGCTTCGACACCCACAACGCATCCAAGCCCATGACGCTTGCCGACGGCACCGAGCTGACCCCGGCCCTGGGCATCGGTGCCTTCTCCGACGCGACGCTCGTCCACGAAGGCCAGTGCACCAAGGTCGACCCCTCCGCCGACCCCGCCGTCGTCGGCCTGCTCGGCTGCGGCGTCATGGCCGGCATCGGCGCCGCGATCAACACCGGCGAAGTCACCCGCGGCGAATCCGTCGCCGTGATCGGCTGCGGCGGCGTCGGCACCGCCGCCATCGCCGGCGCGAAGCTGGCCGGAGCGACGACGATCATCGCCGTCGACATCTCCGACGACAAGCTCGCCACCGCCCGCGAGTTCGGCGCCACCGAGGTCATCAACTCCAAGGAACTCGCCGCCACCGCACCCGACGCCACCGGCGAAGACGACCCCGTCGTCAAGCAAATCCGGGAACTCACCGGCGGCTTCGGCGCCGACGTCGTCATCGACGCCGTCGGCCGCCCCGAAACCTACGTTCAGGCGTTCTACGCCCGCGACCTCGCCGGCCGCGTCGTCCTCGTCGGCGTACCCTCGCCGACGATGAACCTCGAGGTGCCGCTGCTCGACGTCTTCGGCCGCGGCGGCTCCCTGACGTCGAGCTGGTACGGCGACTGCCTGCCGGAACGCGACTTCCCCATGCTCGTCGACCTGTCCCTCGACGACCGCCTGCCGCTGGGCGACTTCGTCACCGAACGCATCGGCCTGAACGACGTCGAGGAAGCATTCGACACCATGAAGGCCGGCAAGGTCCTGCGGTCGGTCGTGACGCTGTAG
- a CDS encoding MBL fold metallo-hydrolase: MSTDSHDAANRIRKQGDLLIDHVVTSGTFALDGGEWDVDNNIWVFGNDDEVIVVDAAHTAQPIIDAVAGRRVKAIVCTHAHNDHITVAPELSEKLDAPILVHPGDQMLWEQTWGDLGHAPLTHGQKLEVAGTEVVVVNTPGHSPGSCCLYVPEAGELFSGDTLFSGGPGATGRSYSDFDTIIDSIRDNLLTLPEDTIVRTGHGDHTTIGREAPHLEEWIRRGY; encoded by the coding sequence ATGAGCACCGATTCGCACGACGCCGCCAACCGCATCCGAAAGCAGGGCGACCTGCTCATCGACCACGTCGTCACGTCCGGCACGTTCGCCCTCGACGGCGGCGAATGGGACGTCGACAACAACATCTGGGTCTTCGGCAACGACGACGAAGTCATCGTCGTCGACGCCGCGCACACCGCCCAGCCGATCATCGACGCCGTCGCCGGCCGCCGCGTGAAGGCCATCGTGTGCACCCACGCGCACAACGACCACATCACCGTCGCCCCCGAACTGTCCGAGAAGCTCGACGCCCCGATCCTCGTCCACCCCGGCGACCAGATGCTGTGGGAGCAGACGTGGGGCGACCTGGGCCACGCCCCCCTGACGCACGGCCAAAAGCTCGAAGTCGCCGGCACCGAGGTCGTCGTCGTCAACACCCCGGGCCACTCCCCCGGGTCCTGCTGCCTGTACGTGCCCGAAGCCGGCGAGCTGTTCTCCGGCGACACCCTGTTTTCCGGCGGGCCCGGCGCGACCGGCCGGTCCTACTCGGACTTCGACACCATCATCGACTCGATCCGCGACAACCTGCTGACCCTGCCGGAGGACACCATCGTCCGCACCGGCCACGGCGACCACACCACCATCGGCCGCGAGGCGCCGCATCTCGAGGAGTGGATCCGCCGGGGCTACTGA
- a CDS encoding GntR family transcriptional regulator — translation MADPRPIYARIAAELRDHIGSGALREGDRAPSTNELSAFHSVNPTTSGKALAELVADGLLEKRRGLGMFVVPGARDMVLARRRAALAEEFIRPLLAEARALGLDDATLDGLIAEERKRK, via the coding sequence ATGGCCGATCCCCGCCCGATCTACGCGCGCATCGCCGCCGAGCTCCGCGATCACATCGGCAGCGGCGCGTTAAGGGAAGGCGACCGCGCTCCGTCGACCAACGAGCTGTCCGCCTTCCACTCCGTCAACCCCACGACCTCCGGAAAGGCCCTCGCCGAACTCGTCGCCGACGGTCTTCTGGAAAAACGCCGCGGCCTGGGCATGTTCGTCGTCCCCGGCGCGCGCGACATGGTGCTGGCCCGCCGCCGGGCGGCACTGGCCGAAGAGTTCATCCGTCCCCTGCTCGCCGAAGCGCGCGCACTGGGTCTCGACGACGCCACGCTGGACGGGCTGATCGCCGAAGAAAGGAAGAGGAAATGA
- a CDS encoding ATP-binding cassette domain-containing protein, with amino-acid sequence MTIGISDVVVRRRGHTILDRASVELGPGIHGVIGRNGVGKTTLLRVLAHHMRVTAGTVHGPGTTALARVAPDVRFAGATVGQHLDVAAVGHPGLDRELALEVLAAAGIGARTRTATLSAGRRQLLSVATALSSGADAILLDEPFTGLDVGLRRALRDHVIAVAGDRPDLCLVLTSHRSEDLAGLVDDVTTIADSGIVVGPIALDAARSGFPTLRGPSAMVDVIAGETPRASAKHLGGIAEVTLSHPLSCSASRRAIAEGVTVTEPEDGELIDLLALHGAPDGPDTATPTPTSRTPETTRNEP; translated from the coding sequence ATGACCATCGGAATCTCCGACGTCGTCGTACGGCGCCGCGGCCACACCATCCTCGATCGGGCGAGCGTTGAACTCGGCCCCGGCATCCACGGCGTCATCGGGCGCAACGGCGTGGGCAAGACGACGCTGCTCCGGGTACTGGCCCACCACATGCGCGTCACCGCCGGCACCGTGCACGGCCCGGGCACCACCGCGCTGGCCCGCGTCGCACCGGACGTTCGATTCGCGGGCGCCACGGTCGGGCAACACCTCGACGTCGCCGCCGTCGGGCATCCGGGCCTCGACCGCGAACTCGCCCTGGAGGTTCTCGCCGCCGCCGGCATCGGCGCACGCACCCGCACCGCAACACTGAGCGCAGGGCGGCGCCAGCTCCTCTCGGTCGCCACGGCACTGTCTTCCGGCGCCGACGCGATATTGCTCGACGAGCCCTTCACCGGCCTGGACGTCGGTCTCCGCCGTGCCCTGCGCGACCACGTCATCGCGGTCGCGGGCGACCGCCCGGACCTGTGCCTCGTGCTCACCTCGCACCGCTCCGAGGACCTCGCGGGACTCGTCGACGACGTGACCACCATCGCCGACTCCGGCATCGTCGTCGGCCCGATCGCCCTCGACGCCGCGCGCTCGGGCTTCCCCACGCTGCGCGGCCCCTCGGCCATGGTCGACGTCATCGCCGGCGAAACGCCGCGCGCGTCCGCGAAGCACCTCGGCGGCATCGCGGAAGTCACGCTGTCGCACCCCCTGTCCTGTTCGGCTTCACGACGAGCCATCGCCGAAGGCGTCACCGTCACCGAACCCGAAGACGGCGAGCTGATCGACCTCCTCGCCCTCCACGGCGCACCCGACGGCCCCGACACCGCCACCCCCACCCCGACCTCCCGCACCCCCGAAACCACGAGGAACGAGCCATGA
- the dnaG gene encoding DNA primase, with translation MARGRIPDSDIAAIRERTPIEEIVAEYVQLKPGGADSMKGLSPFKDERTPSFHVRPNHGYYHCFSTGKGGDVFSFLMEMEHLTFPEAVEACAERIGYRINYEGGGTGRREEPGTRQRLIAANREAQKFYSMQLGKPEAETARTFLTDRGFTMEQAKHFGCGYAPAGWDTLTKHLQRLGFSFEELEKAGLARMGRKGPIDRFHRRLLWPIRNISGDVIGFGARKLYDDDNLGKYMNTPETMLYKKSKVLFGLDHAKKSIAEEHRAVIVEGYTDVMAMHAAGVTTAVAACGTAFGDEHLQLLRRLMLDDSFFRGELIYTFDGDEAGQKAAMRAFEGEQQFTGQSYVAVAPEGMDPCDLRMERGDAAVRDLVAQRTPLVEFVLRTLLSDYDMTTPNGRVEGLRRVVPVLGQIRDAALRDEYAREVAGWVGWNDEAELVRRVRDEARNPSRADGPRRRPFRKRDEDEYTGPGSPGFGGGAAAAGGGAPGGGAARPLLPYPDPRDPELHVQREAMKLAIQEPVITGPMFDALSPDTFPHPTYRALFDATQKAGGVASQSGGAPWVTALLGQLDDAVGRALVTELGVEEIRVDAEQLRAYSSSVLARLQEVWVGGQVAQVKSMLARMRPADDEAAYRQMFADLLALEDYRRELLAESLKVQVD, from the coding sequence ATGGCCAGAGGACGAATTCCCGACAGCGACATCGCGGCGATCCGCGAACGTACGCCGATCGAGGAGATCGTCGCGGAATACGTGCAGTTGAAGCCGGGTGGCGCGGACTCGATGAAGGGGCTGTCGCCCTTCAAGGACGAGCGCACCCCGAGTTTCCACGTGCGCCCCAATCACGGGTACTACCACTGCTTTTCCACGGGCAAGGGCGGTGATGTCTTCAGTTTCCTGATGGAGATGGAGCACCTGACGTTCCCGGAGGCCGTGGAGGCGTGCGCGGAGCGGATCGGGTACCGCATCAACTACGAGGGCGGCGGCACCGGCAGGCGCGAGGAGCCGGGCACGCGGCAGCGGCTGATCGCGGCCAACCGTGAGGCGCAGAAGTTCTACTCCATGCAGTTGGGCAAGCCGGAGGCGGAGACCGCGCGGACGTTCCTCACCGACCGCGGGTTCACCATGGAGCAGGCCAAGCATTTCGGCTGCGGGTACGCCCCGGCGGGGTGGGACACGCTGACGAAGCATCTGCAGCGGCTGGGGTTCAGCTTCGAGGAGCTGGAGAAGGCGGGGCTGGCGCGGATGGGCCGGAAGGGGCCGATCGACCGGTTCCACCGGCGGCTGCTGTGGCCGATCCGCAACATCAGCGGCGACGTGATCGGTTTCGGTGCGCGCAAGCTTTACGACGACGACAACCTGGGCAAGTACATGAACACGCCCGAGACGATGCTGTACAAGAAGTCGAAGGTGCTGTTCGGGCTGGATCACGCGAAGAAGTCGATCGCGGAGGAGCATCGGGCGGTGATCGTCGAGGGGTACACCGACGTCATGGCGATGCACGCCGCCGGGGTGACCACCGCGGTGGCTGCGTGCGGTACGGCGTTCGGCGACGAGCACCTGCAGCTGTTGCGGCGGTTGATGCTCGATGACAGTTTCTTCCGCGGCGAGTTGATCTACACCTTCGACGGCGACGAGGCCGGGCAGAAGGCCGCCATGCGCGCGTTCGAGGGCGAGCAGCAGTTCACCGGGCAGAGTTACGTGGCGGTGGCGCCGGAGGGCATGGACCCGTGCGATCTGCGGATGGAGCGGGGCGATGCGGCGGTGCGGGACCTGGTGGCGCAGCGGACGCCGCTGGTGGAGTTCGTGCTGCGGACGCTGCTGAGCGACTACGACATGACCACCCCGAACGGCCGCGTCGAGGGTTTGCGCCGGGTGGTGCCGGTGCTGGGCCAGATCCGCGATGCGGCGTTGCGCGACGAGTACGCACGCGAGGTCGCCGGTTGGGTCGGTTGGAACGACGAGGCGGAGTTGGTTCGTCGTGTTCGCGACGAGGCCCGCAATCCGTCGCGTGCGGACGGGCCGAGGCGGCGCCCGTTCCGGAAGCGTGATGAGGACGAGTACACGGGGCCGGGGTCGCCGGGCTTCGGCGGCGGGGCGGCCGCTGCGGGTGGCGGGGCGCCGGGCGGTGGTGCGGCGCGGCCGTTGCTGCCGTACCCGGATCCGCGGGACCCGGAATTGCACGTGCAGCGTGAGGCGATGAAGTTGGCGATCCAGGAGCCGGTGATCACCGGCCCGATGTTCGACGCCCTGTCGCCGGATACGTTCCCGCATCCGACGTATCGGGCGTTGTTCGACGCCACGCAGAAGGCGGGAGGGGTGGCGTCGCAAAGCGGTGGCGCGCCGTGGGTGACGGCCCTGCTGGGGCAGCTCGACGATGCCGTGGGCCGCGCCCTGGTCACGGAGCTCGGGGTGGAGGAAATCCGCGTCGATGCCGAGCAGCTGCGCGCGTACTCGTCGTCGGTGCTGGCGCGGCTGCAGGAGGTGTGGGTCGGCGGGCAGGTGGCGCAGGTGAAGTCGATGCTCGCCCGCATGCGGCCCGCCGACGACGAAGCCGCCTACCGGCAAATGTTCGCCGACCTGCTGGCCCTCGAGGACTACCGCCGCGAGCTGTTGGCGGAGTCGCTCAAGGTGCAGGTCGACTGA
- a CDS encoding ribonuclease domain-containing protein has protein sequence MAGHNGNPGGAGGGNADGNKGGSGDGSNGGEINRGKGGKGALATVGALVLALAAAWLGIDGTGGTDGNGANGHNATGTDGNRNNDGGETTGNDGDTRLCPIDTLPPQTDDVVDRILTNQDHIYSAHDGKHFGNYEGVLPKQHGSYYREYTVDTPGLNHRGARRIVVGGGTEDDPDVWYYTDDHFESFCEIPDAED, from the coding sequence ATGGCAGGACACAACGGGAACCCCGGAGGGGCCGGCGGCGGCAACGCCGACGGAAACAAGGGCGGCAGCGGCGACGGAAGTAACGGCGGCGAAATCAACCGAGGCAAGGGCGGCAAGGGCGCGCTCGCCACCGTCGGCGCCCTCGTGCTGGCGCTGGCCGCGGCGTGGCTGGGCATCGACGGAACCGGCGGAACCGACGGCAACGGCGCCAACGGGCACAACGCGACCGGCACCGACGGCAACCGCAACAACGACGGCGGCGAAACCACCGGCAACGACGGCGACACCCGACTCTGCCCCATCGATACGCTGCCGCCGCAAACCGACGACGTCGTCGACCGCATCCTGACCAACCAGGACCACATCTACTCGGCCCACGACGGCAAGCACTTCGGCAACTACGAAGGCGTCCTGCCGAAACAACACGGCAGCTACTACCGCGAATACACCGTCGACACTCCGGGCCTCAACCACCGCGGCGCCCGACGCATCGTCGTCGGCGGCGGCACCGAGGATGACCCCGACGTCTGGTACTACACTGACGACCACTTCGAGTCCTTCTGCGAAATCCCCGACGCCGAAGACTGA
- a CDS encoding vitamin K epoxide reductase family protein, with protein sequence MTALSTATSDTPDRPNTPDTAHATGTAPAARTTPAPLAWLYVIGGLIGLVSSTTLTVEKMELAENSSYVPSCTFGESFTCSSVMTSPQAAAFGIPNPLLGIAGFAVVMAIGVIMLVSAALPRWFRATFVTGLGLATAFCLWLAWQAVYDIHALCIYCMIVWAVTITMFWFALLRLMGDAADANAYSTIARIHGTLNMLRFPILIAVIFLIAALIAIEFGFVG encoded by the coding sequence ATGACAGCCCTCTCCACGGCCACCTCGGACACCCCGGACCGCCCGAACACCCCTGACACCGCACACGCCACAGGCACCGCGCCGGCCGCCCGGACCACCCCGGCACCCCTCGCCTGGCTGTACGTCATCGGCGGCCTCATCGGACTCGTCTCCTCGACGACGCTCACGGTGGAAAAGATGGAGCTCGCCGAAAACTCCTCCTACGTGCCCTCCTGCACCTTCGGCGAATCCTTCACCTGCAGCTCCGTCATGACCAGCCCGCAGGCCGCCGCCTTCGGCATCCCCAACCCTCTGCTCGGCATCGCCGGCTTCGCCGTCGTCATGGCCATCGGCGTCATCATGCTCGTCAGCGCCGCCCTACCCCGCTGGTTCCGCGCCACCTTCGTCACCGGCCTCGGCCTGGCCACCGCCTTCTGCCTCTGGCTCGCCTGGCAAGCCGTCTACGACATCCACGCCCTGTGCATCTACTGCATGATCGTGTGGGCCGTGACCATCACCATGTTCTGGTTCGCACTGCTGCGGCTCATGGGCGACGCCGCCGACGCCAACGCCTACTCCACCATCGCGCGCATCCACGGCACGCTGAACATGCTGCGCTTCCCCATCCTCATCGCCGTGATCTTCCTCATCGCCGCCCTCATCGCCATCGAATTCGGGTTCGTCGGCTGA
- a CDS encoding deoxyguanosinetriphosphate triphosphohydrolase, producing the protein MAARFRYSPSDFDRILREGAKQSLLPGAEVVEAHRTAFARDRARVLHSAALRRLADKTQVVGPHEGDTPRTRLTHSLEVAQIARGIAAELGADEDLAELAGLTHDIGHPPYGHNGERALDEIAAGCGGFEGNAQTLRILARLEPKTLDDTGHPCGLNLTRAALDAACKYPWTPIAPDGTKRAKYGAYQEDAPILQWIRAGAPHGRQCLEAQIMDWADDVAYSVHDVEDGIVSGRIDLGVLWDTVELAALADKGARAFGGDPAELVEAAGRLASLPVVSVAASYDGSLESMVALKRMTSELVGRFVTASVAGTRRAAREAWASSSEAEGIFGPKQPIDRALGRYEADLAVPAGILAEVTMLKTIAVLYVMDLPRHIRRQDRERDRLFRVAEYFKEGAPGALDPMYRRMYAQAESDAGRLRVIVDQIASMTESRVEQLDRQIAGVSAAWG; encoded by the coding sequence GTGGCCGCTCGATTCCGTTATTCACCTTCCGATTTCGACCGCATCCTGCGTGAGGGGGCGAAGCAGTCGCTGCTGCCGGGGGCGGAGGTGGTGGAGGCGCATCGTACGGCGTTTGCCCGTGATCGTGCGCGTGTGCTGCATTCGGCTGCTTTGCGACGGTTGGCGGATAAGACTCAGGTCGTGGGGCCGCATGAGGGGGATACGCCGCGTACTCGTTTGACGCATTCGTTGGAGGTGGCGCAGATTGCGCGGGGGATTGCGGCGGAGTTGGGCGCGGATGAGGATTTGGCGGAGTTGGCGGGGTTGACCCATGACATCGGTCATCCGCCGTACGGGCATAACGGGGAGCGGGCGTTGGATGAGATCGCCGCAGGGTGCGGTGGTTTCGAGGGGAATGCCCAGACGTTGCGCATTTTGGCGCGTCTGGAGCCGAAGACCTTGGATGACACGGGGCACCCGTGCGGCTTGAACCTGACGCGGGCGGCGTTGGATGCGGCGTGCAAGTATCCGTGGACGCCGATTGCCCCGGATGGGACGAAGCGGGCGAAGTACGGCGCCTATCAGGAGGATGCTCCGATTTTGCAGTGGATTCGGGCGGGGGCGCCGCATGGGCGGCAGTGTCTTGAGGCGCAGATCATGGATTGGGCCGATGACGTGGCGTATTCGGTGCATGACGTCGAGGACGGGATCGTGTCGGGGCGCATTGATTTGGGGGTGTTGTGGGACACGGTGGAGTTGGCGGCGTTGGCGGACAAGGGGGCGCGGGCGTTCGGCGGGGATCCTGCGGAGCTGGTCGAGGCGGCCGGCCGGTTGGCGAGTTTGCCGGTGGTGTCGGTGGCGGCGTCGTATGACGGTTCTCTGGAGTCGATGGTGGCGTTGAAGCGGATGACGTCGGAGTTGGTGGGCCGGTTCGTCACGGCGTCGGTTGCGGGTACGCGGAGGGCGGCGCGCGAGGCGTGGGCGTCGTCGAGTGAGGCGGAGGGGATTTTCGGGCCGAAGCAGCCGATTGATCGGGCCTTGGGGCGTTATGAGGCGGATTTGGCGGTGCCGGCGGGGATCCTCGCGGAGGTGACGATGTTGAAGACCATTGCGGTGTTGTACGTGATGGATTTGCCGCGGCATATTCGCCGGCAGGATCGGGAGCGGGATCGGTTGTTCCGTGTAGCGGAGTATTTCAAGGAAGGGGCGCCCGGGGCGTTGGATCCGATGTACCGCAGGATGTACGCCCAGGCGGAGTCGGATGCGGGACGGTTGCGGGTCATCGTGGATCAGATCGCGTCGATGACGGAGTCGCGGGTGGAGCAGTTGGATCGGCAGATCGCGGGCGTTTCGGCGGCGTGGGGGTAG